CGAAAATATTAGCGAATGAAGGCAAAATAGCTACAAATGCTAAAAATAAGGATCCGGGCAATGTAATTTTCGACATGATGGAATCCAAATATTCAACCGTTTTTTTCCCGGGTTTCACTCCTGGAATAAAGCCACCGTTCCGCTTCATATCTTCAGCCATTTGCGTCGGGTTAACTGTTACTGCAGTGTAGAAATATGTGAAAACAACGATTAAAAATGCGAATACAAAGTTATACCAAAATCCTGTAACATTGGTGAATGCCATCAAAAATCCGCTCATGGATTCTCCTGTTGCAGTAAATCCGGCAATCGTAACAGGAATGAACATCAATGCCTGTGCAAAGATAATAGGCATTACACCAGCTGCATTGACCTTCAATGGAATATACTGACGAACTCCGCCGTATTGCTTGTTCCCGACAATCCGCTTTGCATATTGCACCGGGATTTTCCTAGTACCTTGTACCAAAAGTATGGATACTGCAATAACAGCAAGCCAGATAACTATTTCCACCAGGAATACGAC
The window above is part of the Bacteroidales bacterium genome. Proteins encoded here:
- a CDS encoding preprotein translocase subunit SecY, translated to LIFQAPTYLANLHAQLQPSAFLLTGAWFTVFSTIILISGTMFIMWLGERVTDKGIGNGISLIIMVGIIARLPQSIIQELAIRLENQGGGLVVFLVEIVIWLAVIAVSILLVQGTRKIPVQYAKRIVGNKQYGGVRQYIPLKVNAAGVMPIIFAQALMFIPVTIAGFTATGESMSGFLMAFTNVTGFWYNFVFAFLIVVFTYFYTAVTVNPTQMAEDMKRNGGFIPGVKPGKKTVEYLDSIMSKITLPGSLFLAFVAILPSFANIFGISYQFSQFFGGTTLLIMVGVVLDTLQQIESHLLMRHYDGLMKSGRIKGRSGN